In a single window of the Pongo abelii isolate AG06213 chromosome 1, NHGRI_mPonAbe1-v2.0_pri, whole genome shotgun sequence genome:
- the UFC1 gene encoding ubiquitin-fold modifier-conjugating enzyme 1: MADEATRRVVSEIPVLKTNAGPRDRELWVQRLKEEYQSLIRYVENNKNADNDWFRLESNKEGTRWFGKCWYIHDLLKYEFDIEFDIPITYPTTAPEIAVPELDGKTAKMYRGGKICLTDHFKPLWARNVPKFGLAHLMALGLGPWLAVEIPDLIQKGVIQHKEKCNESSH, encoded by the exons ATGGCGGATGAGGCCACGCGACGTGTTGTGTCTGAGATCCCGGTGCTGAAGACTAACGCCGGACCCCGAGATCGTGAGTTGTGGGTGCAGCGACTGAAGGAGGAATATCAGTCCCTTATCCGG TATGTGGAGAACAACAAGAATGCTGACAACGATTGGTTCCGACTGGAGTCCAACAAGGAAGGGACTCG GTGGTTTGGAAAATGCTGGTATATCCATGACCTCCTGAAATATGAGTTTGACATCGAGTTTGAC ATTCCTATCACATATCCTACTACTGCCCCAGAAATTGCAGTTCCTGAGCTGGATGGAAAGACAGCAAAGATGTACAG GGGTGGCAAAATATGCCTGACGGATCATTTCAAACCTTTGTGGGCCAGGAATGTGCCCAAATTTGGACTAGCTCATCTCATGGCTCTAGGG CTGGGTCCATGGCTGGCAGTGGAAATCCCTGATCTGATTCAGAAGGGCGTCATCCAACACAAAGAGAAATGCAACGAATCAAGCCATTGA